A genomic window from Deltaproteobacteria bacterium IMCC39524 includes:
- a CDS encoding DMT family transporter — protein MVNQRKAYLYAIITVLIWSTVASAFKISLRTLSPAHLLLYANLTSVLLLGVILLCRRELGMALPKNRQELLRSAALGILNPFLYYLILLKAYDLIPAQEAQPLNSIWAITLSILAVPLLKQKLSFREMLAILVSFCGVVVISTHGDPFGMNFSDPLGVALALGSTIVWALYWIFNVRDSRPPLAGLFMNFLCALPLTLVYCLVFTEMQRPDLTGFLGAVYVGCFEMGISFVLWLQALKYSASTAKISSIVFMLPFFSLLMIHFLVGEEILPSTFYGLVLIVAGLVLQQIVKNKAVDIE, from the coding sequence ATGGTCAATCAACGCAAGGCCTATCTCTACGCAATCATCACGGTTTTAATCTGGTCAACGGTCGCTTCAGCGTTCAAGATTTCCCTGCGGACATTGTCGCCTGCACACCTGTTGTTATACGCCAACCTGACTTCTGTCTTGCTGCTTGGAGTTATCTTGCTGTGCCGCCGCGAGCTGGGGATGGCCTTGCCGAAGAACCGTCAGGAGCTACTGCGTTCAGCGGCTTTGGGAATACTAAACCCCTTCCTTTATTACCTGATTCTGTTAAAAGCCTACGATCTGATCCCCGCCCAGGAAGCTCAACCACTTAACAGCATCTGGGCGATCACGCTCTCAATTCTCGCCGTACCATTACTCAAACAGAAGCTTTCTTTCCGTGAGATGCTTGCGATTCTGGTCAGCTTTTGTGGTGTTGTGGTGATTTCAACCCACGGCGATCCGTTTGGGATGAATTTTTCCGATCCCCTTGGGGTGGCTCTGGCCTTGGGGAGCACGATTGTCTGGGCGCTCTACTGGATTTTCAATGTCAGGGACAGTAGACCACCTCTGGCAGGCCTCTTTATGAACTTCCTCTGTGCACTGCCACTGACCCTGGTTTATTGCCTAGTTTTTACCGAAATGCAGAGGCCCGATCTGACAGGCTTCCTCGGGGCGGTCTATGTCGGCTGTTTCGAGATGGGAATATCTTTTGTGCTCTGGTTGCAGGCGCTTAAATACAGTGCCAGTACAGCGAAGATCAGTAGTATCGTTTTCATGTTACCTTTTTTCTCTCTACTCATGATTCATTTTCTTGTTGGCGAAGAGATTTTGCCGTCGACTTTTTATGGGTTAGTTTTGATTGTGGCGGGATTGGTTTTGCAGCAGATCGTAAAGAACAAAGCCGTTGATATTGAATAA
- a CDS encoding cation acetate symporter — MIYTQSPLAIGLFVFFVLFVLGLSFYLARRTSSADGYYAAGGNIHWFTNGIAFAGDYLSAASFLGICGMIATAGFDGWMYSIGYLAGWMVALFLVAEPMKRLGKYTFTDALDSKFNSKSIQLMAAISTLAVSVFYLIPQMVGAGVLVQPLLGMPHWVGVCIVGVVVTIIVATAGMASTTYVQFFKGALLLICSTIVVISVLTRGLGTDPNQGDTKEYHKFQTLNAVVTDGSLQVAGYDVVAGLDSEFGQAGFVKLSQDGSETVWHLKEAATGYELVEALFVTKMADGTKLFNGAPKEDGKFFAVGHIKEITVDGKEIAQTGAVGPLEFLNRFKDSTVVLWGKKYVKVGDTTTTIYYQKPTPGSRILRPGLKFKVDNASGLDKFNFISLMIALFCGTAALPHILIRYYTVPSQAAARKSTIVAIAAIGFFYVLTLYLGLGAMTNGVINITDNNMSAPLLALSFGVILFSVISSLAFATVLGTVSGLIVASAGAVAHDLMDNFLGMNMTDAGKVKAGKISAMVIGGIAIYLGIIFEGMNVSFLVGWAFAVAASANLPAILMILFWKKATAQGVAASIFIGLTSSLGLILVSPDMWVRYGLLPQDAPVAFNSPAAISIPASVLTLIIVSLMTQKKGAMVEEGAEA, encoded by the coding sequence ATGATATATACACAATCACCTCTGGCCATCGGCCTGTTTGTCTTTTTTGTTCTTTTTGTTCTCGGGCTCTCTTTCTACCTGGCCCGCCGCACCTCTTCTGCTGACGGCTACTACGCAGCAGGCGGCAACATTCACTGGTTCACCAACGGTATCGCTTTTGCCGGCGACTACCTCTCGGCAGCATCCTTTCTCGGCATTTGCGGCATGATCGCAACTGCCGGTTTCGACGGCTGGATGTACTCCATCGGTTACCTCGCAGGCTGGATGGTTGCTCTCTTCCTGGTCGCAGAGCCAATGAAACGCCTCGGCAAGTACACCTTCACCGACGCTCTCGACTCCAAGTTCAACTCCAAGTCGATTCAGCTGATGGCGGCCATTTCGACTCTGGCTGTTTCTGTCTTCTACCTGATCCCACAGATGGTTGGTGCCGGCGTTCTGGTTCAGCCTCTGCTCGGCATGCCGCACTGGGTTGGTGTCTGCATCGTTGGTGTGGTTGTTACCATCATCGTCGCAACCGCCGGTATGGCTTCGACCACTTACGTTCAGTTCTTCAAAGGCGCGCTGCTCCTGATCTGCTCCACTATCGTTGTTATCAGCGTCCTGACCCGTGGCCTTGGTACGGACCCTAACCAGGGCGACACCAAGGAATACCACAAGTTCCAAACGCTCAATGCCGTTGTTACTGACGGTAGCCTCCAGGTTGCTGGCTACGATGTCGTTGCCGGCCTTGATTCTGAGTTCGGCCAGGCAGGTTTCGTCAAGCTCTCTCAGGACGGATCAGAAACAGTATGGCATCTCAAAGAAGCCGCCACTGGCTATGAGCTGGTTGAAGCCCTCTTCGTTACAAAAATGGCTGATGGTACCAAGCTGTTCAATGGTGCACCTAAGGAAGACGGCAAGTTCTTCGCTGTCGGTCACATCAAGGAAATCACCGTCGACGGCAAAGAGATTGCTCAGACTGGAGCCGTTGGTCCTCTTGAGTTCCTGAACCGCTTCAAAGACAGCACTGTCGTCCTCTGGGGCAAGAAGTACGTCAAAGTTGGCGACACCACGACCACCATCTACTACCAGAAGCCGACTCCAGGCAGCCGTATCCTGCGTCCAGGACTGAAGTTCAAAGTTGACAATGCCAGCGGCCTCGACAAATTCAACTTCATCTCACTGATGATCGCGCTCTTCTGCGGTACCGCGGCCCTGCCACACATCCTGATTCGTTACTACACTGTACCGAGCCAGGCGGCAGCCCGTAAGTCGACGATCGTCGCTATCGCAGCGATCGGCTTCTTCTACGTATTGACTCTCTATCTTGGTCTGGGTGCTATGACCAACGGCGTCATCAACATCACCGACAACAACATGTCGGCACCGCTGCTGGCCCTTTCCTTCGGAGTCATACTCTTCTCGGTCATCTCATCACTGGCCTTCGCAACAGTACTCGGGACAGTTTCGGGTCTGATCGTCGCCTCAGCCGGAGCCGTTGCCCACGACTTGATGGATAACTTCCTCGGCATGAACATGACGGATGCGGGCAAGGTCAAAGCAGGCAAGATCTCTGCGATGGTCATTGGTGGCATCGCCATCTACCTCGGCATCATTTTCGAAGGCATGAACGTCTCCTTCCTGGTCGGTTGGGCCTTCGCCGTTGCGGCTTCGGCTAACCTGCCTGCGATCCTGATGATTCTGTTCTGGAAGAAGGCGACCGCCCAGGGTGTTGCAGCATCGATCTTTATCGGTCTGACTTCTTCTCTCGGTCTGATCCTGGTTTCTCCTGACATGTGGGTCCGTTACGGTCTGTTGCCTCAAGATGCTCCCGTTGCTTTCAACAGCCCGGCAGCCATCTCCATCCCGGCCAGTGTTCTTACTCTGATCATCGTTTCCCTGATGACTCAAAAGAAGGGCGCCATGGTCGAGGAAGGGGCTGAAGCCTGA
- a CDS encoding aldehyde dehydrogenase (NADP(+)), which yields MCLTGKQLIGSSYASPGDQTFQAVNPETGAALEPLFYEGTSQDVDRAAALAEKDFDTYRATDNRKRGEFLETIATELLTIERVLVDRAMQETGLPEERLVGELGRTVNQLKLFAQLVKEGSYVEARIDRAFPDRLPVPKPDIRQILIALGPVAVFGASNFPLAFSVAGGDTAAALAAGCPVVVKGHPAHPGTSELAGRAIRSAVMKCAMPEGTFSLIQGRSLDLGAVLVQHSHVKAVAFTGSLAGGRALFDLAASRPEPIPVYAEMGSVNPVFLLPQALQKHSDSLVKDFVESVTLGAGQFCTSPGLLFAIKGPALENFVQKAAELLAKKPPGLMLHRGIKDKFEQGIERLKDIHGVVREGDTSQETGCFVSAVLLQTDAKVFFENTGIGEEVFGPSAVVVGCDSKEEMMTAAQNLQGQLTATVHGRDLELEDYAELFRVLERRVGRVLVGGFPTGVEVCDSMNHGGPYPATTDSRSTSVGTAAIKRFLRPVCYQNFPQAMLPEPLKNKNEHNLWRLVDGSLTRDDV from the coding sequence ATGTGCCTGACTGGAAAGCAGCTGATTGGTTCAAGCTACGCGTCCCCGGGAGATCAGACCTTCCAGGCGGTTAACCCTGAAACGGGAGCGGCTCTGGAGCCACTCTTTTATGAAGGAACCTCTCAAGATGTGGATCGAGCGGCGGCTTTGGCTGAAAAAGATTTTGACACTTACAGGGCCACAGACAATAGAAAGCGCGGAGAATTTCTCGAGACCATCGCGACAGAGCTGTTGACCATTGAAAGAGTCCTGGTCGATCGCGCCATGCAGGAAACCGGTCTCCCTGAGGAACGCCTTGTCGGTGAACTTGGCCGGACTGTCAATCAGTTGAAACTTTTTGCCCAGTTGGTCAAAGAGGGCTCTTATGTGGAGGCGCGTATCGATCGTGCCTTCCCCGATCGATTACCTGTTCCCAAACCAGACATTCGTCAGATTCTTATCGCCTTGGGCCCGGTAGCGGTCTTCGGTGCCAGCAACTTCCCGCTTGCCTTTTCCGTCGCCGGTGGTGATACGGCCGCAGCGTTGGCCGCCGGGTGTCCGGTTGTGGTTAAAGGCCATCCTGCTCACCCGGGCACCTCCGAATTAGCCGGGCGGGCTATCAGGAGTGCTGTCATGAAGTGTGCGATGCCGGAAGGGACTTTCAGCCTGATTCAGGGCCGTAGCCTCGATCTCGGAGCAGTACTGGTCCAGCATTCTCATGTCAAGGCTGTGGCCTTTACCGGCTCACTTGCCGGCGGTCGAGCCCTTTTCGATCTGGCTGCATCGCGTCCGGAGCCGATTCCTGTTTATGCTGAGATGGGCAGTGTTAACCCCGTTTTTCTGTTGCCTCAGGCATTGCAGAAGCATAGTGACAGTTTGGTCAAGGATTTTGTGGAGTCGGTGACCCTCGGTGCCGGACAATTCTGCACCTCTCCGGGGCTCTTGTTTGCTATTAAGGGACCCGCTCTGGAGAACTTTGTCCAGAAAGCAGCAGAACTGCTGGCGAAAAAGCCTCCAGGTCTTATGTTGCATAGGGGGATCAAGGACAAATTTGAGCAGGGTATCGAACGATTGAAGGACATTCATGGCGTCGTAAGAGAAGGAGACACTTCTCAGGAGACAGGTTGTTTCGTCAGTGCTGTCCTGCTGCAAACCGATGCCAAGGTTTTCTTTGAAAACACGGGGATCGGTGAAGAGGTGTTTGGCCCCTCTGCCGTGGTCGTCGGGTGTGATTCAAAAGAAGAGATGATGACTGCCGCTCAAAATCTTCAGGGCCAATTGACTGCGACCGTTCACGGCCGGGATCTAGAGTTGGAAGATTACGCAGAGCTCTTTAGGGTGCTCGAGCGCAGGGTCGGCAGGGTTCTTGTGGGTGGCTTCCCGACCGGCGTTGAAGTATGTGATTCAATGAACCACGGAGGACCTTATCCGGCAACAACGGACAGTCGCTCCACCTCAGTCGGTACGGCTGCGATCAAGCGTTTTTTGCGCCCGGTCTGTTATCAGAATTTTCCCCAGGCAATGCTTCCTGAACCACTGAAGAACAAAAACGAGCATAATCTTTGGAGGTTGGTTGACGGCAGTTTAACCCGCGATGATGTCTAG
- a CDS encoding DUF485 domain-containing protein has protein sequence MGHGPAVKLGKDNAAAYKSKIGISMFIVYTLTYFGFVVINAVNPGLMEKVYFGQTLAVLYGFFLIIFALVLAVIYNHFCTAAEARLN, from the coding sequence ATGGGACACGGACCAGCAGTAAAACTCGGCAAGGACAACGCTGCCGCGTACAAGAGCAAGATCGGCATCTCGATGTTCATCGTCTACACCCTGACCTACTTCGGCTTTGTTGTCATCAACGCGGTTAACCCGGGTCTGATGGAAAAAGTCTACTTTGGTCAGACTCTGGCGGTACTCTACGGCTTCTTCCTGATCATCTTCGCTTTGGTGCTCGCTGTCATCTACAACCACTTCTGTACAGCCGCTGAAGCGCGCCTGAATTAA
- a CDS encoding proline dehydrogenase family protein: MSLFNFLVSKTIMHVPGPIVGFFARGYIAGDDLSAAVRTTKELNGKGMVATIDILGEFIKTKEEANFFKQQCLDILNGIDKEDLDANLSLKPTQLGLELDKTFAFENIREIVALAASLNNFVRIDMEDHSCTDDTLEFFRTLREEFPGHVGVVVQSYLRRTIDDIEDLSDGLLNFRLCKGIYNEPREVAYKDMAIINRSFVKCLEKMFEKKAYVGIATHDEKLVFESEQLIREFGLTREEYEFQMLLGVDPELRDLLVKRGHKLRIYVPYGKSWLPYSRRRLKENPSIAQHALRQMLGMKSKSV, encoded by the coding sequence ATGTCCCTGTTTAACTTCCTTGTTTCAAAAACCATCATGCACGTGCCGGGGCCGATCGTTGGCTTTTTTGCCAGGGGTTATATTGCCGGAGATGATCTTTCTGCGGCAGTCAGAACCACGAAAGAGTTGAATGGCAAAGGCATGGTCGCAACCATCGATATCCTCGGCGAGTTCATCAAGACCAAAGAAGAAGCCAATTTCTTCAAGCAGCAGTGTCTGGATATTCTCAATGGAATCGACAAGGAAGACCTCGATGCCAACCTGTCGCTCAAACCGACCCAGCTGGGGCTGGAACTCGACAAAACTTTCGCCTTTGAAAATATTCGCGAGATCGTCGCCCTCGCAGCGAGCCTGAACAATTTTGTTCGTATCGACATGGAAGACCACTCATGCACTGACGATACCCTTGAGTTCTTCCGGACTCTCCGGGAGGAGTTCCCGGGACATGTTGGCGTAGTCGTTCAGTCTTACCTGCGCCGTACGATTGATGACATCGAGGATTTGAGTGACGGCCTGCTTAACTTCAGGCTCTGTAAGGGGATTTATAACGAGCCACGTGAGGTCGCTTACAAGGATATGGCGATCATCAATCGCAGCTTTGTGAAATGCCTTGAAAAAATGTTTGAGAAAAAGGCCTACGTTGGTATCGCCACTCATGATGAAAAGCTGGTTTTCGAATCGGAGCAACTGATCAGGGAGTTTGGGCTGACACGTGAGGAATACGAGTTCCAGATGCTGCTTGGCGTTGACCCCGAGTTGCGGGACCTTCTGGTTAAACGGGGGCATAAACTGCGGATATATGTTCCATACGGAAAATCATGGCTGCCCTATTCCAGACGCCGTCTCAAGGAGAATCCGAGCATCGCTCAGCATGCTTTGAGACAGATGCTCGGCATGAAGTCAAAATCTGTCTGA
- a CDS encoding aldehyde ferredoxin oxidoreductase C-terminal domain-containing protein, which translates to MKLLTTDPSAEPSGVLYQRCTIDLRTGCQQMEELPCRNLEDVLGGFGRSFQDLAERKIETAYCDENPLIVNTGLLTGSSAMTGLRTYFSGYSPIKGSKVGLPAAIWSTGSGKFGAKFKWTGLDELIFENRSEQPVYVVIKETEAGPSVELKPAGHLIGLSTHDKIMALQKDYPDAHFAAIGQAGENWQNNYMGAIALSTENQLKEQEDKCRFAGRGGMGSLMGYKNILALVAQSNDKLKPLTDAVKKVNVNVVKGGGSARIQPISRGGGGGTWAAYDVLQEFHAVPVNNFRPQGNALPEKLFRENVEKEYDIKSQACYRCGITCHNNVSEKNADGSKGGFLAKFDYEPLNLLSTNVGVHDAGQAARLIQLGDNYGMDAISLGVTISYVLSYNERHPQATILNGATFGDYEKIRELIIQAGEGALPEIGQGSMRLSQSLNETSYAYHVKGLEIAAYQPETNPGYAWAIAGGHMSMGTYGLLTREGKSDLDSWVKGITEDKLHIVGFDMIGLCKFFDIAKGIGTQMVVDCLKSEFDLDVSVDNIRAAVRRAFLRGLALELRQGYTKAEFCLPAEVFENPNQNIKLPNITSPEFIEKLEKRVWEIFEPELEGLLNA; encoded by the coding sequence ATGAAGCTTTTGACAACAGACCCTTCGGCAGAACCGTCCGGTGTCCTGTATCAGCGTTGTACCATAGACTTGAGGACAGGGTGTCAGCAGATGGAAGAGCTCCCCTGCCGCAACCTGGAAGATGTGCTCGGCGGCTTTGGCCGTTCCTTTCAAGACCTTGCTGAACGAAAGATTGAGACTGCTTACTGCGACGAGAACCCTTTAATCGTCAATACCGGTCTGCTGACCGGCAGTAGTGCCATGACCGGTTTGCGTACTTACTTCTCCGGTTACAGTCCGATCAAAGGCTCTAAGGTGGGGCTTCCTGCTGCAATTTGGTCGACCGGTAGCGGTAAGTTCGGCGCAAAGTTCAAATGGACCGGTCTCGATGAACTGATTTTCGAAAACCGTTCGGAACAGCCGGTCTATGTTGTGATTAAGGAGACCGAAGCTGGGCCGTCTGTTGAATTGAAGCCTGCCGGACATTTAATTGGTCTTTCAACCCATGACAAAATCATGGCTCTGCAGAAAGATTATCCTGACGCCCACTTTGCTGCTATTGGCCAAGCTGGGGAAAACTGGCAGAACAACTATATGGGCGCTATCGCTCTTTCCACAGAGAACCAGCTCAAAGAGCAGGAGGACAAGTGTCGATTCGCCGGGCGCGGTGGCATGGGCAGCCTGATGGGTTATAAGAACATCCTGGCCCTGGTGGCTCAAAGCAACGATAAGCTGAAACCCTTAACCGATGCGGTTAAAAAAGTTAATGTCAACGTTGTTAAGGGGGGAGGGTCGGCCCGGATTCAGCCGATAAGTCGTGGCGGCGGCGGCGGGACCTGGGCTGCCTACGATGTTCTGCAGGAATTCCACGCGGTGCCGGTCAATAATTTCCGTCCACAAGGAAATGCGCTTCCGGAGAAGTTGTTCCGTGAAAATGTTGAAAAAGAGTACGACATCAAGTCGCAGGCCTGCTATCGCTGTGGCATAACCTGTCACAACAATGTTTCCGAGAAGAATGCCGATGGCAGCAAGGGCGGGTTTTTGGCCAAGTTTGACTATGAGCCGCTCAACCTGCTCAGTACCAATGTCGGTGTTCACGATGCCGGTCAGGCTGCTCGACTGATCCAGCTAGGTGACAATTACGGCATGGATGCCATTTCTCTTGGCGTGACCATCTCTTACGTATTGTCCTACAACGAAAGGCATCCGCAGGCAACGATTCTCAACGGCGCGACCTTTGGTGATTATGAAAAGATTCGCGAGTTGATCATTCAGGCCGGAGAGGGGGCGCTGCCGGAGATCGGCCAGGGTTCCATGCGCCTGTCGCAAAGTCTCAACGAAACCAGCTACGCTTATCATGTTAAAGGCCTGGAGATCGCAGCGTACCAACCCGAAACCAATCCCGGTTACGCCTGGGCGATCGCCGGAGGGCACATGTCGATGGGGACCTACGGTCTGCTGACCCGTGAGGGCAAGTCGGATCTTGACTCCTGGGTGAAAGGGATCACCGAAGATAAACTGCACATTGTCGGCTTTGATATGATCGGCCTGTGTAAATTCTTCGACATTGCCAAGGGCATCGGTACACAGATGGTGGTCGATTGTCTGAAGAGTGAATTTGATCTGGACGTCAGTGTCGATAATATCCGTGCTGCAGTTCGTCGCGCTTTTCTGCGCGGCCTGGCTCTTGAGTTACGTCAGGGGTACACCAAAGCCGAGTTCTGCCTGCCGGCCGAGGTGTTTGAGAATCCGAACCAGAACATAAAGTTGCCTAACATCACCAGCCCTGAATTTATTGAAAAGCTTGAGAAACGGGTCTGGGAGATCTTTGAGCCGGAGCTTGAAGGGTTGCTGAACGCATAA
- a CDS encoding MoaD/ThiS family protein, with translation MKITVKLVGAFCVGRFKKNVQEYPSGIKVVEVIDHLQLPKNVLGIILINGLHAGEQDVLEDGDTLSLLPLLDGG, from the coding sequence ATGAAAATCACCGTTAAGCTCGTTGGCGCATTTTGTGTCGGAAGATTCAAAAAAAATGTTCAGGAATACCCTTCCGGTATTAAGGTTGTGGAGGTTATTGACCATCTCCAGTTACCTAAAAATGTTCTTGGCATTATTCTCATCAATGGTCTCCATGCCGGGGAGCAGGATGTCCTCGAGGATGGTGATACTCTGTCGCTACTTCCGTTGCTGGATGGTGGTTAA
- a CDS encoding DUF4177 domain-containing protein, translated as MIEYKVVELAVVTDESIEEVLNERTAEGWQFDGIQFVIREASKRPSMAFVLFTRELTR; from the coding sequence ATGATCGAATATAAAGTTGTAGAGTTAGCCGTGGTAACGGATGAATCGATTGAAGAAGTACTGAACGAACGCACAGCTGAGGGCTGGCAGTTTGACGGCATTCAGTTCGTCATTCGTGAAGCCAGCAAGAGGCCTTCGATGGCTTTTGTTCTCTTTACCCGTGAGTTGACCCGTTAG
- a CDS encoding EamA family transporter gives MSQDSSRSGVWLVLMAAMLWGTTGTSQAFAPAGFDPMVIGTLRLAIGGASMLLIVLLTSGMPQLKSWPLKATLSAALFTALYQAFFFAGVAKTGVAVGTIVGIGSAPVAGGMLGYFFRGERPGRSWFVATTLAIIGCVVLTLSSGGDVVIDLMGVALAIGAGVAYAAYTLVIKGLLEKHDANAVIAVVFCIGALFLAPLLIGREMAWLAAPRSIAVILHLGLVTAALAYWLFARGLQRVPVATAVTLTLAEPLTAGLLGLLVLGEQLNPVSFVGISLIFSGLAVLTLGGRATPEVPAEFGG, from the coding sequence ATGTCTCAAGATAGTTCACGCTCCGGGGTCTGGCTGGTTCTGATGGCCGCCATGCTCTGGGGAACCACAGGAACCTCGCAGGCTTTCGCTCCTGCCGGTTTCGATCCGATGGTTATTGGAACCTTGCGTCTGGCGATCGGTGGCGCCTCGATGCTGTTGATTGTGCTACTGACCAGTGGCATGCCACAGCTGAAAAGCTGGCCCCTCAAGGCAACGCTTTCCGCGGCCCTGTTTACTGCGCTTTATCAAGCCTTCTTTTTTGCCGGTGTCGCTAAAACCGGAGTTGCCGTTGGGACTATTGTAGGTATCGGTAGTGCACCGGTTGCTGGTGGTATGCTTGGTTATTTCTTCAGGGGGGAGCGACCTGGAAGGAGTTGGTTTGTCGCAACGACTCTCGCGATTATCGGTTGCGTCGTTTTAACCCTTAGCAGCGGTGGTGATGTTGTTATTGATCTGATGGGTGTCGCCCTCGCTATCGGTGCCGGTGTTGCCTATGCAGCCTATACTCTGGTGATCAAGGGTTTGTTAGAAAAACACGACGCGAATGCTGTTATCGCGGTTGTCTTCTGTATTGGTGCCCTGTTCCTTGCTCCTCTGCTAATCGGCCGTGAAATGGCCTGGTTGGCGGCCCCTCGTAGTATTGCTGTCATTCTTCACCTTGGCCTGGTAACGGCCGCTCTGGCCTATTGGCTGTTTGCCCGTGGCTTGCAGCGAGTTCCGGTTGCGACTGCGGTGACCTTGACCCTGGCAGAGCCCTTGACCGCAGGTCTTTTGGGCCTGTTGGTCCTGGGCGAACAACTGAACCCGGTTTCCTTTGTTGGGATATCCCTGATTTTCTCCGGTTTGGCGGTCCTCACTCTGGGGGGACGCGCGACCCCGGAAGTCCCGGCGGAATTTGGAGGTTGA
- the pruA gene encoding L-glutamate gamma-semialdehyde dehydrogenase: MNLLNNAILKVPTPVNEPVYSYAPGTPERDLLKAAIEEITNKKVEIPLIIGGKEVRTGKMGKVVMPHDHQHVLGEYHLGGEKEINMAIDAAMAAKEDWANLRWEERAAIFLKAAELLSGKYRYIMNAVSMLSTSKSAYQAEIDAACELIDFLRFNVYYAQQVYTDQPMYSSKGLWNFVQQRPLEGFVFAVAPFNFTAIAGNLATAPAIMGNTILLKPASSCVYTPYLFMQILKEAGMPDGVINFVPGPGSMVGKVCLDHKDLGGIHFTGSTGVFHQMWQTVGENIAKYKSYPRIVGETGGKDFIVAHESANAEQLTTAIIRGAFEFQGQKCSAASRAYIPKTLWGPVREKLETDMATIKMGKTNDFSNFFNAVIDKNAFATITEFIDFAKEASDAEVIIGGGYDDSQGYFIEPTVILTSNPHFRTMEEEIFGPVMTIYVYEDDKYEEALELCDKTSIYALTGAVFATQREAVSLAMTKLENAAGNFYINDKPTGAVVGQQPFGGARASGTNDKAGSYLNLVRWVSPRTIKETFEAPTHFAYPFMDAE; encoded by the coding sequence ATGAACCTGTTGAACAATGCCATCCTTAAGGTCCCGACCCCTGTCAATGAGCCTGTCTACAGCTACGCTCCCGGAACTCCGGAACGCGATCTGCTCAAGGCGGCGATTGAAGAAATCACCAACAAGAAAGTTGAGATTCCCCTGATTATCGGTGGTAAAGAAGTTCGTACCGGTAAAATGGGCAAGGTTGTCATGCCTCATGACCATCAGCATGTTCTCGGTGAGTACCACCTGGGCGGTGAAAAAGAGATCAATATGGCGATTGATGCTGCCATGGCCGCCAAGGAAGATTGGGCCAACCTGCGTTGGGAAGAGCGCGCTGCGATCTTTCTTAAAGCTGCCGAGCTGCTTTCCGGTAAGTATCGTTACATTATGAATGCCGTCAGCATGCTTTCCACCAGCAAGAGCGCCTACCAGGCAGAGATTGATGCAGCCTGCGAGCTGATCGACTTTTTGCGCTTCAACGTGTACTACGCGCAGCAGGTTTATACCGACCAGCCCATGTATTCGTCGAAAGGTCTCTGGAACTTCGTGCAGCAACGTCCTCTCGAAGGCTTTGTCTTTGCCGTAGCTCCATTCAATTTCACCGCTATCGCAGGCAACCTGGCAACAGCGCCGGCCATTATGGGTAACACGATTTTGCTTAAGCCGGCTTCGTCCTGTGTCTATACGCCTTACCTCTTTATGCAGATTCTCAAAGAGGCCGGGATGCCCGATGGCGTCATCAACTTTGTGCCGGGTCCCGGTTCGATGGTCGGCAAGGTCTGTCTTGATCATAAAGATCTCGGCGGCATTCACTTCACCGGCTCAACAGGCGTCTTCCACCAGATGTGGCAAACCGTCGGCGAGAATATTGCCAAGTACAAGTCGTATCCGCGCATCGTTGGTGAAACAGGCGGCAAAGACTTTATCGTGGCCCATGAGAGTGCCAATGCCGAACAGCTGACAACAGCGATCATCCGCGGGGCTTTTGAATTCCAGGGGCAGAAATGTTCTGCGGCTTCCCGTGCGTATATCCCTAAAACACTCTGGGGGCCGGTTCGTGAGAAGCTCGAAACCGATATGGCCACGATTAAAATGGGTAAGACCAACGACTTCAGCAACTTCTTTAATGCTGTTATCGACAAGAATGCTTTTGCAACCATTACCGAGTTTATCGATTTCGCCAAAGAGGCTTCCGATGCTGAAGTTATCATCGGTGGCGGTTACGACGACAGCCAAGGTTACTTCATTGAGCCGACCGTGATCCTGACCAGTAACCCGCATTTCCGCACCATGGAAGAAGAGATCTTCGGCCCGGTTATGACGATCTATGTCTATGAAGATGATAAGTATGAAGAAGCTCTTGAACTCTGCGACAAAACCTCGATCTACGCTCTGACCGGCGCGGTGTTTGCCACCCAGCGTGAAGCTGTGAGTCTCGCTATGACCAAGCTGGAAAATGCCGCAGGAAACTTCTACATTAACGACAAGCCGACCGGTGCTGTGGTCGGTCAACAACCTTTCGGTGGGGCACGGGCTTCCGGTACCAACGATAAGGCCGGTTCTTACCTGAACCTGGTTCGCTGGGTGTCGCCGCGCACCATCAAGGAAACCTTTGAGGCGCCGACTCACTTCGCCTACCCATTCATGGACGCTGAATAA